Proteins encoded in a region of the Pseudochaenichthys georgianus chromosome 20, fPseGeo1.2, whole genome shotgun sequence genome:
- the LOC117465672 gene encoding LOW QUALITY PROTEIN: zinc finger protein 438-like (The sequence of the model RefSeq protein was modified relative to this genomic sequence to represent the inferred CDS: deleted 1 base in 1 codon), with translation MKSLQFRSIAPKAPAVAPSPSPAVLSCQPPSALPEAATATSPKSIIVPTQNYALMQIAGQDGTFSLVALPPSVSSQTPQQQQQQAQTNPKLPIPRYQPMRSKGTTDKVKSPPPLAARAKTVPKVAASAQSMSASCGPTVMKIKQHEQTKDIVVPKEEPSEQVILIDPASSDISVTALLPDNAVLYPGSQLERAPDCSERPATTSLIQNLQYPPTAVKGSPSKSLEESKTTMRLCQSNSAVAQPQSSITVLSSAIFSKAVQIIPSPPKGKLPILPYSKMKNTLIPAAQLCNLSPEKKGFSSQTGLTSPVDPTSKTLETSEALVQNQVPNSTLQPNSKTTLMPVLGSLQNPPGKKRGRKRKTMEDILAFEARKKRSLSFFRGRVPEKPPAVVLGSKQKEVDISKKYRSIRPKPMLVMETVPQLVSLPTVTPDAQEQELVLDHQLPTTTTTKALDSPPPTAPVTLQLKGASQTRVFVSSRPLHRCPTCSRCFQFKHHLQSHMNSHTNSRPYACPVCRKAYAHSGSLSTHMKLHHSEVRPRRSLCCEFCEKSFGYVGVYFSHLREVHKVVLTVEPSISHHEDDLSVEGANSEPSDEQDREDPVELQIKCGRCQAITPTFADMKMHLLYVHGEEIQVPLHDGQQLRGGREAENELVKHAAHYWRQLNEKRNLVKCGSCNEEFVSFSKLKRHIMSHHHGQEGEDSVTLSSPEGAGGRLGVLAAGAVFNCVLCSEVLDTKDGVMEHWRSRHHCEQPGLLWDALSSYSVLEEGEAEGDLDTPAPSPHYPA, from the exons ATGAAGAGCCTTCAGTTCAGGAGCATCGCCCCTAAGGCCCCGGCCGTGGCGCCCTCCCCCTCCCCTGCGGTCCTGTCCTGCCAGCCTCCCTCTGCCCTCCCTGAGGCTGCCACCGCCACTAGCCCCAAGTCCATCATTGTGCCCACCCAAAACTATGCACTGATGCAAATAGCAGGTCAGGATGGCACTTTTTCTCTGGTGGCACTTCCCCCTTCTGTCTCCTCTCAGACACCacagcaacaacagcagcaagctcaAACAAACCCAAAATTGCCCATTCCCAGATACCAGCCAATGAGAAGCAAGGGGACCACAGATAAGGTCAAGTCACCACCACCACTGGCTGCCAGGGCAAAAACGGTCCCCAAGGTTGCGGCCTCAGCACAATCCATGTCAGCTTCCTGTGGGCCAACAGTTATGAAGATAAAGCAACATGAGCAAACAAAGGATATCGTAGTGCCCAAAGAAGAGCCTTCAGAGCAGGTGATTCTGATTGACCCAGCCTCCTCTGATATCTCCGTCACTGCTCTTCTCCCAGACAATGCAGTCCTGTACCCGGGTTCTCAGTTAGAGCGAGCACCAGATTGCTCTGAACGACCTGCTACAACTAGTCTTATTCAGAATCTCCAGTAC CCCCCTACTGCTGTCAAAGGCTCCCCAAGTAAGTCCCTTGAGGAAAGCAAGACTACAATGAGGCTGTGCCAATCTAATTCTGCTGTAGCCCAACCCCAGAGCAGTATCACTGTCCTGTCCTCAGCCATCTTCAGCAAAGCAGTCCAGATAATCCCGTCCCCACCAAAGGGTAAACTGCCCATTCTGCCCTACTCTAAGATGAAGAATACCCTCATCCCAGCTGCCCAGCTCTGCAATCTGTCTCCAGAGAAGAAGGGTTTCTCTAGCCAGACAGGACTCACCAGCCCCGTAGATCCTACATCCAAGACCCTCGAGACATCTGAAGCCTTGGTTCAGAACCAGGTCCCAAACTCCACTCTTCAGCCCAACTCAAAGACCACACTCATGCCTGTGTTGGGATCCCTGCAGAACCCACCTGGtaagaagagggggaggaagagaAAGACAATGGAGGACATCTTGGCATTTGAAGCCAGAAAGAAGAGGTCTTTGTCTTTTTTCCGTGGAAGAGTCCCAGAGAAACCGCCAGCAGTTGTTCTAGGCTCTAAACAAAAAGAAGTTGATATTTCAAAGAAGTACCGCAGCATAAGACCCAAGCCCATGTTGGTCATGGAGACAGTTCCCCAACTGGTTAGTTTGCCTACGGTTACTCCAGATGCCCAAGAACAGGAGCTTGTACTCGATCATCAACTCCCTACCACTACAACAACCAAGGCCCTGGACAGTCCTCCCCCAACAGCCCCAGTGACCCTACAACTGAAAGGTGCTTCGCAAACAAGAGTGTTCGTTAGCAGCCGTCCGCTTCACCGTTGCCCTACCTGCAGCCGCTGTTTCCAGTTCAAGCATCACCTCCAGAGCCACATGAACAGTCACACCAACAGCCGGCCCTACGCCTGCCCAGTCTGCCGCAAGGCGTACGCTCACTCTGGAAGCCTGAGCACCCACATGAAGCTTCACCACTCCGAGGTACGCCCACGTCGGTCTCTGTGCTGTGAGTTCTGCGAGAAGTCCTTTGGATATGTCGGGGTTTACTTCAGTCACCTGAGAGAGGTTCACAAGGTGGTACTGACCGTGGAGCCGTCCATCAGCCATCACGAGGATGACCTGTCAGTAGAGGG GGCCAACTCAGAGCCATCAGATGAGCAGGATCGGGAAGACCCTGTGGAGCTGCAGATAAAATGTGGCCGCTGCCAAGCCATCACTCCCACCTTTGCCGACATGAAGATGCATTTGCTGTATGTGCATGGGGAGGAGATCCAGGTTCCACTTCATGATGGTCAACAGCTGCGCGGTGGCCGGGAGGCTGAAAACGAGCTGGTGAAGCACGCTGCCCACTACTGGCGTCAACTCAATGAGAAGCGCAACCTGGTCAAGTGCGGCAGCTGCAACGAGGAGTTTGTCTCCTTCTCCAAACTTAAGAGGCACATCATGTCCCACCACCATGGCCAAGAGGGGGAGGATAGTGTGACCCTCTCTTCACCAGAAGGCGCCGGAGGAAGACTTGGCGTCCTTGCAGCAGGTGCGGTCTTCAACTGCGTGCTTTGCAGCGAGGTGTTGGACACTAAAGACGGAGTTATGGAGCACTGGAGGAGTCGCCACCACTGTGAGCAGCCAGGCCTTCTGTGGGACGCACTGAGCTCCTACTCCGTCCTGGAAGAAGGTGAGGCTGAGGGGGATCTCGACACTCCTGCTCCAAGCCCACACTATCCAGCCTAG